In Helianthus annuus cultivar XRQ/B chromosome 9, HanXRQr2.0-SUNRISE, whole genome shotgun sequence, the following are encoded in one genomic region:
- the LOC110876697 gene encoding uncharacterized protein LOC110876697 has product MDKNRVTFLNNLDWRSKLFTIKVNVLRLWIPVNPKREGETLGIEMVVMDEQGTRMQATVSSKFMKKHEILLNEHECYYIYKSQLSVIMSNLKHFEKEHAISLNFDTSVKKCENFYGSVYCIRLVSFESIKAGEVDVKYRLDEWSEPEVTKIKMGKDSKYMNMQLLDEEGIKLKCTLWDEYCDQMFGYIQSHKEEVDVVLLVQFGSFYKYKGKIMLSNAFQITRLFINPDIEEIRSFRTKFVEKICKTSSNGQKSIGSSGNISLADDFLFKHPFSNFLDITLLDKPCELIVHGLIMSVDDKDDWYYVGCDQCNRKVETTFVIEEAEDGAEEPK; this is encoded by the exons ATGGATAAAAACCGTGTTACTTTCTTAAACAATCTTGATTGGAGATCCAAGTTGTTTACCATCAAGGTCAATGTGTTAAGACTTTGGATTCCTGTGAATCCAAAGAGAGAAGGAGAAACCCTTGGTATTGAGATGGTGGTCATGGATGAGCAG GGGACCCGGATGCAGGCTACTGTTTCGAGCAAGTTTATgaaaaaacatgaaattttgcttAATGAACATGAGTGTTATTACATATATAAATCTCAACTTTCCGTCATTATGTCAAATTTGAAACACTTTGAGAAGGAACATGCTATTAGCTTAAACTTTGATACATCAGTTAAAAAGTGTGAGAATTTTTATGGAAGTGTATATTGTATTCGGTTAGTATCGTTTGAGTCCATAAAAGCTGGTGAAGTCGATGTCAAGTATCGACTTG ATGAGTGGTCTGAACCAGAAGTGACCAAAATAAAGATGGGAAAAGATAGCAAATACATGAACATGCAATTGCTAGATGAAGA GGGAATCAAGTTAAAGTGCACTTTATGGGATGAGTATTGCGATCAGATGTTTGGTTACATTCAGAGCCATAAAGAAGAAGTTGATGTTGTTCTGCTTGTGCAGTTTGGTAGTTTCTACAAGTATAAAG GGAAGATAATGCTATCTAATGCTTTCCAAATAACCAGGTTGTTTATCAATCCTGACATAGAGGAGATTCGGTCCTTTAGAACAAA GTTTGTTGAGAAGATATGTAAAACATCGTCTAATGGTCAGAAATCTATTGGTTCATCTGGAAACATCAGTCTTGCGGATGACTTTTTATTCAAGCATCCTTTTTCCAATTTCCTTGATATTACCCTGTTGGATAAG CCTTGTGAGCTCATAGTTCATGGTTTGATCATGAGTGTGGATGATAAAGATGATTGGTACTATGTTGGTTGTGATCAGTGCAATCGAAAGGTGGAGACAACATTTGTCATTGAGGAAGCTGAAGACGGTGCTGAGGAACCAAAGTGA